A window of the Thermodesulforhabdus norvegica genome harbors these coding sequences:
- a CDS encoding PEP/pyruvate-binding domain-containing protein: MTIVKRLLSRLVRVRKKRPPYPFAVIFDTFRTILKQNNRILELIADMGEKLGGEYVFDRQYIISMCEAVGDEVYKLIYNLNLLGERRYHALYEAYERIRREIEEELAGRPIIAHTAYVLPLDLITRDSADEAGGKAANLGEIKNVLSLPTPEGFVITTKAFQEITESLEIDGIVQELRELFDRGEERKLLERTKRLKHLIMDAKIPKRLSGEIEKAVNEVTEKTGTTRPFFAVRSSAWLEDSQHSFAGILRSVLNVRKNAILDAYFDVLSSLYSYEALTYRFRKGIKEHESLIAVLCQVMIYPRCSGVLYTLDPLNPAQGVMRISASWGLGPSVVEGRGRADEFTVDRTAPYSVISMRIVKKESQLVAVDEGGVEWRDVPEEQQYEPCLHSPELSRLADMGMLIERYFKRPQDIEWALDRDGSLYILQARPLIISKPEKPNGCDLATLLLSAPVIMSGKGAIVHQGVAAGRVFVLEDLDKMDQVPHGSILVVRHTSPRLARLIRHIRGIIADYGSPTGHLATIAREFRIPMLVGTESATEVLKTGMEITLDTTQNAVFRGVINELCLQELTEETVFEESYEYRLLRRVLKKMSPLTLLDPQSSDFIPQRCRTYHDITRYVHEKAVDEIIRISETYPHEVGSRPRMLVLPIPLGLFVVDIGGGLHQSQPLPSKISPGDIACTPLSALLEGLLLPGIWSTEPVEVDFGSLMSSVTKTFSYNVAAPDQIGRNLVVISRDYMNLNLRLGYHFNIVDAYITENQNDNYIYFRFAGGVTDDVRKSRRARCIGHILDTFDFVTEVRGDLIVGRVKKLNRSQMYERMKILGALIGYTRQLDTQMDSDALIFHYADRFVETLHSLTKVKGGEHGCQAKNYNTGSGR; the protein is encoded by the coding sequence ATGACCATAGTAAAAAGGCTTCTGTCCAGGCTGGTCAGAGTCAGAAAAAAGAGGCCGCCCTATCCTTTTGCGGTTATTTTCGATACCTTTCGCACCATTTTGAAGCAGAACAACCGAATCCTGGAGCTCATTGCCGACATGGGAGAAAAACTGGGCGGTGAATATGTCTTCGACCGGCAATATATAATTTCCATGTGCGAGGCAGTAGGCGATGAGGTTTACAAGCTCATTTACAACCTGAACCTGCTCGGAGAGCGACGATACCATGCACTTTATGAAGCCTACGAAAGGATCCGCCGGGAAATCGAAGAAGAGCTGGCAGGTCGTCCAATCATAGCTCATACCGCCTATGTACTGCCTCTGGACCTCATAACCAGGGATTCAGCCGACGAAGCAGGCGGGAAAGCGGCCAATCTGGGAGAAATAAAGAATGTCCTGTCACTCCCAACACCCGAAGGCTTCGTTATCACAACAAAAGCATTCCAGGAAATCACGGAAAGCCTTGAAATTGACGGCATCGTACAGGAATTGCGAGAACTGTTCGACCGTGGCGAAGAAAGAAAGTTGCTCGAGAGAACAAAACGCTTAAAGCATCTGATTATGGACGCCAAGATACCGAAGCGCTTGAGTGGAGAAATAGAAAAGGCAGTAAACGAAGTGACCGAAAAAACCGGTACAACGAGGCCCTTTTTTGCCGTTAGAAGCAGTGCCTGGCTTGAAGATTCTCAACATAGCTTCGCAGGTATTCTCAGAAGTGTCCTGAACGTCAGGAAAAATGCAATTCTGGATGCTTACTTTGATGTACTTTCCAGCCTTTACTCCTATGAAGCCCTCACATACCGTTTTCGAAAAGGGATTAAGGAACATGAATCTCTCATTGCCGTACTCTGTCAGGTTATGATTTATCCCAGGTGTAGCGGCGTACTGTACACCCTTGATCCTCTCAACCCTGCTCAGGGGGTTATGCGTATCAGTGCTTCATGGGGGTTAGGGCCGTCTGTTGTGGAAGGGCGTGGCCGTGCAGATGAGTTCACCGTTGACAGGACGGCACCCTACTCGGTCATCTCGATGAGAATAGTCAAGAAGGAATCTCAGCTCGTGGCGGTTGATGAAGGTGGCGTTGAGTGGAGAGATGTACCGGAGGAGCAACAATATGAACCCTGCCTTCATTCCCCTGAATTGAGCAGGTTGGCCGATATGGGGATGCTTATAGAGCGTTACTTTAAAAGGCCCCAAGACATTGAATGGGCTCTGGATCGAGACGGCAGCTTATACATCTTGCAGGCTCGACCTCTGATAATAAGTAAGCCGGAAAAACCCAACGGCTGTGACCTGGCGACTCTTTTACTTTCGGCACCGGTCATCATGTCGGGCAAGGGAGCAATCGTCCATCAGGGTGTGGCTGCAGGCAGGGTTTTCGTACTGGAGGATCTGGATAAGATGGATCAAGTCCCTCACGGCTCAATTCTCGTTGTTCGACATACATCGCCCCGCCTTGCCAGATTGATCAGACATATAAGAGGTATAATTGCCGATTACGGATCGCCAACGGGTCATCTGGCTACCATTGCCAGGGAATTTCGTATCCCAATGCTCGTTGGGACCGAAAGTGCCACCGAGGTCCTGAAAACCGGAATGGAGATAACCTTAGATACTACTCAAAATGCGGTCTTCAGGGGCGTGATAAACGAGCTATGCCTGCAGGAGCTGACAGAGGAAACGGTATTTGAAGAATCCTATGAATACAGGCTACTGCGCAGGGTACTGAAGAAAATGAGCCCCCTGACCCTGCTGGATCCCCAGAGTTCCGACTTCATTCCCCAACGCTGCAGGACTTATCACGACATAACGAGATATGTCCATGAAAAAGCAGTCGATGAGATAATCAGAATAAGCGAGACCTATCCTCACGAGGTGGGATCCAGACCCAGGATGCTGGTATTGCCCATTCCACTTGGTCTTTTTGTCGTCGACATAGGCGGAGGACTTCACCAATCGCAGCCTTTGCCGTCTAAAATAAGCCCCGGGGACATAGCGTGCACTCCGCTAAGTGCTCTGCTGGAAGGTCTGTTGCTACCCGGTATATGGAGCACAGAACCGGTTGAAGTGGATTTCGGCAGTTTGATGTCAAGCGTTACGAAAACTTTCTCCTACAATGTGGCGGCCCCCGATCAGATAGGAAGAAACCTCGTTGTGATCTCAAGGGATTACATGAACCTGAACTTACGCCTGGGTTATCATTTCAACATTGTCGACGCTTATATTACCGAAAATCAGAACGACAACTACATTTACTTCAGATTTGCAGGAGGAGTCACCGACGATGTGCGTAAATCCCGACGGGCCAGATGTATTGGCCACATTCTTGATACCTTTGACTTTGTGACTGAAGTAAGAGGAGATCTGATAGTCGGTAGGGTCAAGAAGTTGAACAGGTCACAGATGTACGAGCGCATGAAAATCCTGGGAGCTCTCATCGGCTACACCCGTCAACTGGATACTCAGATGGACTCGGATGCGCTGATTTTTCACTACGCCGACAGGTTTGTTGAAACTTTGCACAGTTTAACGAAAGTAAAAGGAGGCGAACATGGATGTCAGGCAAAAAACTACAATACTGGTTCTGGACGATGA
- a CDS encoding response regulator codes for MDVRQKTTILVLDDEPIVCKRLKPYLEKNGYEVEVFTDSSKAMERVMEKDFDIVITDLKMEGIDGMTFLTRVKEKSPATQVIVITGFATMETARQSFQKGVFDFIAKPFKLSEIYEIVRRAEKKLRQEALQDTGA; via the coding sequence ATGGATGTCAGGCAAAAAACTACAATACTGGTTCTGGACGATGAACCAATAGTCTGCAAGCGGCTTAAGCCTTACCTGGAAAAAAACGGATACGAAGTGGAGGTTTTTACGGACAGTTCCAAGGCCATGGAACGGGTTATGGAGAAAGATTTTGACATTGTTATTACTGACCTCAAAATGGAAGGCATAGACGGTATGACCTTTCTTACCCGTGTAAAGGAGAAATCGCCTGCCACTCAAGTAATAGTGATCACGGGATTTGCCACCATGGAAACGGCAAGGCAGTCTTTCCAGAAAGGTGTATTTGACTTTATTGCAAAGCCTTTCAAGCTCAGCGAAATTTACGAAATCGTTCGAAGAGCGGAAAAAAAGCTCCGGCAGGAAGCCTTACAGGATACCGGTGCGTAG
- a CDS encoding HD domain-containing phosphohydrolase → MGQSEKILFVDDEPNLLMAVKRSLHNRFSVDTAESGKEGLEKIKKQGPYAVVVADLRMPIMDGIQFLTRVREISPETVRMMLTGYADVTTAIEAINSGNVFRFLTKPCAVDVLVKNLEAGLQQYRLIRAEKELLEKTLKGCIALLSEVLSLTNPEAFGRASRIARYAVWIAREVGYGELWKVETAAMLSQLGCLLVPEETILKVYRGEELVGEEKQLMEMHPSVAAHLIRHIPRLEDIARIVAYQEKHYDGSGIPIDTVKGEEIPIESRILKLAIDLEKLVSAGHPITESYQIMRSCSGVYDPALMPGLARIVNIQANYKKKSLYLKELRGGMIVAGSVYSSDGRLLIREGHEITPVILQRLRNFAATVGVNEPIEVYVPQQSSDRSPN, encoded by the coding sequence ATGGGGCAGAGCGAAAAAATATTGTTCGTCGATGATGAGCCCAATCTGTTGATGGCCGTAAAACGCAGTTTGCACAATCGGTTTTCGGTGGATACTGCCGAAAGCGGGAAGGAAGGGCTTGAAAAAATCAAGAAGCAGGGTCCATACGCCGTCGTGGTCGCCGACTTGAGGATGCCCATTATGGACGGCATCCAGTTTCTTACCCGTGTCAGGGAGATTTCTCCGGAGACGGTTCGTATGATGCTTACAGGATACGCCGACGTTACCACGGCCATTGAGGCAATAAACTCGGGTAATGTCTTTCGATTTCTTACGAAGCCCTGTGCTGTCGATGTGCTGGTGAAAAACCTGGAAGCAGGTCTCCAGCAGTACCGTCTCATAAGGGCAGAAAAGGAGCTTCTGGAGAAGACCTTAAAGGGCTGCATAGCCCTTCTTTCCGAGGTTCTTTCGCTGACAAATCCGGAAGCTTTTGGAAGGGCTTCCAGAATTGCCCGCTATGCCGTATGGATTGCCAGAGAAGTGGGCTATGGAGAGCTCTGGAAGGTGGAGACGGCAGCCATGTTATCCCAGCTTGGATGTCTCCTTGTCCCAGAGGAAACAATACTCAAAGTTTATCGGGGTGAGGAACTTGTAGGTGAGGAAAAACAGCTAATGGAGATGCATCCTTCTGTCGCGGCACATCTTATACGCCATATTCCGCGTCTTGAGGATATAGCCCGCATTGTGGCTTACCAGGAAAAGCATTATGACGGCTCCGGCATTCCCATAGACACTGTCAAAGGCGAAGAAATACCGATTGAGTCACGGATACTTAAGCTGGCAATTGACCTGGAAAAGCTCGTCAGTGCAGGCCATCCCATAACCGAATCCTACCAGATCATGAGATCATGTTCAGGCGTCTATGATCCTGCTTTAATGCCCGGCCTTGCCCGGATTGTTAACATTCAGGCTAACTACAAAAAGAAGAGCCTTTATCTTAAAGAACTCAGGGGAGGCATGATTGTCGCCGGAAGCGTTTATTCCAGCGATGGAAGACTTTTGATTAGAGAGGGTCACGAGATCACGCCTGTGATTTTACAGCGGTTGAGAAATTTTGCAGCTACAGTCGGGGTAAACGAACCCATTGAAGTTTACGTTCCTCAGCAATCCTCTGATAGGTCTCCAAACTGA
- a CDS encoding alpha/beta hydrolase, with product MGSCNSRIFVSVDDGVRLEASFRVGSPLEAVLICHPHPLYGGDMDNNVVLAIEDAFLSCGFSTLRFNFRGVGMSTGVYSGGSGEELDVLACYRFLKNRGVGEIWAAGYSFGAWVLARIMDRVKDWAGMVLVSPPVDFMAFPGFSEPSFPTLVLFGSKDPYCSPPSLAKWIGDVTENVEKLMVEGADHFYVGHGGSIAEAIKKFLDEHKKRRIINKVR from the coding sequence ATGGGATCCTGTAATTCCAGAATCTTCGTAAGTGTGGATGATGGAGTCCGACTTGAAGCCTCCTTCCGTGTCGGATCTCCCCTGGAAGCCGTTCTAATATGCCACCCCCATCCACTTTACGGTGGAGACATGGACAACAATGTGGTGCTGGCGATAGAGGATGCCTTCCTGTCTTGTGGTTTTAGCACTCTGAGGTTCAATTTTCGTGGTGTGGGCATGAGTACGGGCGTGTATTCCGGAGGATCTGGGGAAGAGCTTGATGTTCTTGCCTGCTATAGATTCCTTAAGAACAGAGGAGTTGGGGAAATATGGGCTGCAGGATATTCTTTTGGAGCCTGGGTGCTTGCAAGGATAATGGATCGTGTGAAAGACTGGGCGGGGATGGTACTTGTGTCGCCCCCCGTCGATTTCATGGCGTTTCCGGGTTTTTCAGAACCCTCTTTTCCGACTCTGGTTCTTTTCGGATCAAAAGATCCCTACTGCTCACCCCCGTCTCTTGCAAAATGGATCGGGGATGTAACTGAAAATGTTGAAAAGCTCATGGTGGAAGGAGCAGACCACTTCTACGTCGGGCATGGTGGGTCTATTGCTGAGGCAATTAAGAAGTTCCTCGATGAGCATAAAAAAAGGAGAATCATTAACAAAGTCCGTTAG
- a CDS encoding universal stress protein, protein MRILFVADQHEYSLYALDELTHVAENTFSDVTMLGILPRQLIPKRGCKGGLFDLGFEHPLIDALERYRQRFMEHWKPEECPYRDNDFRYEWFCVEEGHYEQIKVCRGRLKDLRVKIRFGQPVAEVLSAVDEEGVSLVVLGCTYGPECLWQDDPAFPRKLVNTLPCSVLLVKEKEPINEIHACLDESTITQESLELVNQMAVIHNAKLNIIALTKGGGVKRDVYAWFDEIYGYYRNRGLDVSSSFTEIDDFEKFITERVQNGLLALWMGKKSLLDRLFQRDSIEHFIGTSRTSVLVLR, encoded by the coding sequence ATGAGAATACTTTTCGTGGCCGATCAGCATGAGTACAGTTTGTATGCGCTCGACGAATTAACCCATGTGGCCGAGAATACCTTCTCAGATGTCACGATGCTGGGGATATTGCCTCGTCAGTTAATTCCAAAAAGGGGATGCAAAGGCGGATTGTTCGATCTCGGCTTTGAACATCCCTTGATCGATGCCCTCGAAAGGTATCGCCAACGCTTCATGGAACACTGGAAGCCAGAAGAATGCCCATACAGGGATAACGACTTCCGATACGAGTGGTTTTGTGTTGAAGAAGGGCATTACGAACAGATCAAGGTCTGTCGGGGAAGGCTCAAGGACCTGAGGGTAAAGATCAGATTCGGCCAGCCCGTAGCAGAAGTTCTCTCTGCCGTGGACGAAGAAGGAGTTAGTCTGGTTGTGCTGGGTTGCACTTACGGCCCTGAATGCCTATGGCAAGACGATCCTGCTTTCCCCAGAAAGCTGGTTAATACACTGCCCTGCTCCGTGTTGCTCGTAAAGGAAAAAGAACCGATTAACGAAATTCACGCCTGTCTTGATGAAAGCACCATAACGCAGGAATCTCTCGAGTTGGTAAATCAAATGGCAGTGATTCACAACGCAAAGCTGAATATAATAGCTTTGACCAAAGGTGGAGGGGTCAAGCGCGATGTTTACGCCTGGTTCGACGAAATTTACGGGTATTACAGAAACAGGGGACTTGATGTATCGAGTAGCTTCACCGAGATTGACGATTTTGAGAAGTTTATAACCGAGAGGGTGCAGAACGGTCTGCTGGCCTTGTGGATGGGGAAAAAATCGCTGCTGGACCGCCTTTTTCAGCGTGACTCCATCGAACACTTTATCGGCACCAGCCGTACCTCTGTCCTGGTTTTAAGGTAG
- a CDS encoding universal stress protein, with protein MEDRILAVINGKELLRETLVRACEFAARTSAAVLVLVVLQEDSDCLLESEIRSRIEPLIDEQRLNGINVEYFIVWGDVRREVIRFIVEHNVNSVVWPFVENEEILSAAVQVQRVTGCRVEFVRSRMKQ; from the coding sequence ATGGAGGACAGGATTCTTGCGGTAATAAACGGAAAAGAACTTCTTAGGGAGACTCTCGTAAGGGCCTGTGAGTTTGCCGCCAGAACATCGGCGGCGGTGCTTGTGCTTGTGGTTCTGCAGGAAGATTCAGATTGCCTTCTGGAATCGGAAATTCGGTCCAGGATTGAGCCTTTAATTGACGAGCAGCGCCTTAACGGGATCAACGTCGAATACTTTATTGTCTGGGGTGACGTTAGAAGGGAGGTGATACGTTTCATTGTGGAACATAACGTGAATTCAGTGGTGTGGCCTTTTGTGGAAAACGAAGAAATTCTGTCTGCCGCCGTGCAGGTTCAGCGTGTTACAGGCTGTAGAGTTGAATTTGTGCGTTCCAGAATGAAACAATAA
- a CDS encoding sulfite exporter TauE/SafE family protein — MGLYMYLPIAGNAINVILVLGLGLIVGLLSGIFGVGGGFLMTPLLIMIGIPPTVAAASDSNQIVGASTSGTLAHFRLGNVDFKMGSLLLIGGILGGTLGVQVIKILRHLGNADFLIKITYVIMLGFIGTYMFQDSLKAMRKPAPSMVTTPSKPSRSRYAELIRKLPWQVHFEKSGVTHSVLLPLGLGTFVGILAAIMGVGGGFIMVPVMVYLLRMPMHVVVGTSLFQILFTCVNVTIMQAYLNHTVDFMLALFLLLGSTVGAQFGARISKRLRGEQLKIFLAILVLLVMVKMLLGLLLPPDIMLAYKGGH; from the coding sequence ATGGGTCTTTACATGTACTTACCCATAGCCGGGAATGCCATCAATGTTATTCTGGTACTGGGTCTGGGCTTAATAGTTGGGTTGCTGTCCGGGATTTTCGGAGTGGGAGGCGGATTTTTAATGACGCCTCTTCTTATTATGATCGGCATTCCCCCAACGGTCGCAGCCGCTTCCGATTCTAATCAGATAGTTGGGGCTTCGACCTCAGGCACATTGGCCCACTTCAGGCTCGGCAATGTGGATTTCAAAATGGGATCTCTTCTTCTCATAGGCGGAATACTGGGTGGAACCCTCGGAGTGCAGGTCATCAAAATATTACGTCACCTGGGAAATGCCGACTTTCTGATAAAGATAACCTACGTCATTATGCTCGGATTTATCGGAACCTATATGTTTCAGGACAGTCTCAAAGCAATGAGAAAGCCTGCACCGTCCATGGTCACCACCCCCTCAAAACCCTCAAGATCCCGTTACGCTGAGCTGATCAGGAAGTTACCCTGGCAGGTTCATTTTGAAAAATCAGGAGTCACACACTCAGTCCTGCTTCCATTGGGTCTCGGAACCTTTGTGGGAATCCTTGCAGCTATTATGGGCGTTGGTGGTGGATTTATCATGGTTCCGGTCATGGTTTACCTGCTCAGGATGCCCATGCATGTGGTAGTGGGTACAAGCCTGTTTCAAATACTTTTTACCTGCGTGAACGTTACCATCATGCAGGCTTATCTCAATCATACGGTTGATTTTATGCTGGCTCTATTCCTCCTGCTGGGATCAACGGTGGGGGCACAGTTCGGCGCCCGAATAAGTAAGCGCCTTAGGGGAGAGCAGTTAAAGATCTTCCTTGCAATCCTCGTTCTTCTCGTGATGGTGAAAATGTTGCTGGGACTTCTGCTGCCACCGGACATCATGCTTGCTTACAAAGGAGGACACTAA
- a CDS encoding sigma-54-dependent transcriptional regulator has protein sequence MIVRRIAIVDDEQLVCKRLESALSREGHEVETFLSAKSFCQRLSHVDFDVVLLDLRLPDGDGMSILRHIKRQKPHTEVIIITGYGSINNAVEAIKEGAFHYVTKPIRLPEIRHLVRRALERISVQEENIRLKREITTSSSFDGIIGTSRPMQEVFSVIKKVAPLDCNVLIQGASGTGKALVARAIHRLSQRSEKPFVCFNCGGFTEELISSELFGYEKGAFTGAIERKIGLLETADGGTVFLDEIAEMPPSMQVKLLHVLQDKQILRVGGTTPIKLDIRIIAATNKDLKQEVESGRFREDLYYRLNVVSISLPPLSERKEDIPVLVRYMIEKYAKAFGKRVRGVAPEAMSLLLSYDYPGNVRELENIIERAVALADSELITLDDLPPDLSHLELQPLDLRDMITLEEMEKRYIEKVLKKTNYNKSLASRILGLPRTTLWRKIKKYRISL, from the coding sequence ATGATAGTCAGAAGAATAGCGATAGTTGACGATGAACAGCTTGTTTGCAAAAGGCTAGAATCGGCCCTATCCAGGGAGGGTCACGAGGTGGAGACCTTCCTATCTGCAAAGTCCTTTTGTCAGAGGCTTTCTCACGTCGATTTCGACGTAGTGCTTCTGGATTTAAGATTGCCTGACGGTGATGGAATGAGCATTTTGAGGCATATCAAGAGACAGAAGCCTCATACCGAGGTAATCATCATTACCGGTTACGGCTCTATAAACAACGCCGTTGAAGCCATCAAAGAGGGAGCGTTTCACTATGTGACCAAGCCCATCAGGCTCCCGGAAATAAGGCACCTGGTTCGAAGGGCTCTTGAGCGCATATCGGTCCAGGAAGAAAATATAAGGCTTAAGAGGGAGATTACAACGAGTTCGTCCTTTGACGGGATCATAGGCACCAGCAGACCGATGCAGGAAGTCTTTTCGGTAATAAAAAAGGTTGCGCCTCTTGACTGCAACGTTCTCATCCAGGGCGCCAGCGGTACCGGAAAGGCACTGGTTGCACGGGCCATTCACAGGCTAAGTCAAAGGAGTGAAAAACCCTTCGTGTGTTTTAACTGTGGCGGTTTTACCGAAGAACTCATCAGCAGTGAACTCTTCGGGTACGAGAAAGGAGCCTTCACAGGAGCTATAGAGAGAAAAATCGGTCTGCTTGAAACCGCCGACGGGGGCACCGTATTTCTCGACGAAATTGCAGAGATGCCGCCCAGTATGCAGGTGAAACTGTTACACGTTCTACAGGACAAACAGATACTCCGCGTTGGAGGAACGACCCCGATAAAGCTTGACATAAGAATAATTGCGGCAACCAACAAGGATCTCAAACAAGAAGTGGAATCCGGGCGTTTTCGGGAAGATCTTTATTACAGGCTAAATGTGGTATCCATATCTCTTCCCCCACTGTCTGAAAGAAAAGAAGATATACCCGTCCTGGTAAGATATATGATCGAAAAGTACGCAAAAGCTTTTGGGAAAAGGGTCAGGGGAGTGGCTCCAGAAGCCATGAGTCTTCTGCTCAGCTACGATTACCCCGGAAACGTTCGGGAACTTGAGAACATCATAGAAAGGGCTGTGGCCCTGGCCGACTCTGAGCTCATAACCCTCGACGACCTGCCGCCTGACTTATCGCATCTTGAACTACAACCTCTTGACCTCCGGGACATGATAACCCTGGAAGAAATGGAAAAACGCTACATTGAAAAGGTTCTGAAAAAGACGAACTACAACAAAAGCCTTGCTTCCAGAATACTGGGACTACCCAGAACCACGCTCTGGCGTAAAATAAAAAAATATCGCATTTCCCTTTGA
- a CDS encoding TIGR02186 family protein produces the protein MVRKIRQAVFLCIFLPFLFGGSVQALENFTVTPEIINIDAFYHGTYIAVSGYVPEDANVAVRFIGSPQEFHLKRKGKIFGLLWMNMDTVTFKGAPGTVIVYASSAELAERLGLKSLRDKITIETESEVDRSLLFNEFLKLKKSEGLYSENVGTISFGGASGGNRQFFARVHLPSRLAPGHYKLQVYVLSEGKVGQVLERPIEVRLTGFPAILAALAFNHSALYGILATVIAVFAGLLMGFLFGGKGGSH, from the coding sequence ATGGTTCGAAAAATCAGACAGGCCGTCTTTCTGTGTATTTTTCTCCCCTTTCTTTTCGGGGGGAGTGTGCAAGCCCTGGAAAATTTCACGGTAACGCCCGAAATAATCAATATAGATGCTTTTTATCACGGCACTTATATAGCCGTATCGGGTTACGTTCCCGAGGATGCCAATGTTGCCGTAAGATTCATAGGTTCGCCACAGGAGTTCCATCTTAAAAGAAAAGGGAAAATCTTTGGACTTTTATGGATGAACATGGACACGGTCACTTTTAAGGGCGCTCCGGGCACCGTTATAGTTTATGCGTCAAGTGCTGAGCTTGCGGAACGGCTTGGTTTGAAAAGTCTCAGAGATAAAATAACGATAGAAACGGAATCGGAGGTTGATCGTTCGCTATTATTCAACGAGTTCCTCAAGCTGAAAAAAAGTGAAGGTCTTTATAGCGAAAATGTGGGAACGATAAGCTTTGGAGGGGCGAGCGGCGGAAACAGGCAATTCTTCGCCAGAGTTCATCTGCCTTCCAGGCTTGCCCCTGGTCATTACAAACTCCAGGTTTATGTCCTGTCAGAAGGCAAGGTTGGGCAGGTGCTTGAACGACCAATTGAGGTCAGGTTGACGGGGTTTCCGGCGATCCTGGCCGCTCTGGCCTTTAACCACTCTGCCCTTTACGGGATTCTGGCTACGGTGATTGCGGTTTTTGCAGGACTCCTGATGGGCTTCCTTTTCGGCGGAAAAGGAGGATCACACTAA
- a CDS encoding sensor histidine kinase: MFRTIRAKILFITVVSLLFACSVSLIYVWQIMNISHMLLMTQKFEDLLNDILEVRRYEKNFLLYGDPRNLEEGFLYLQDTLKTVHELASDIDRVMGSGTYKTLVSKLGRYSEIIERGRIDKNIILESPDELRDLGKQLVDTANELVRRKREMIHKSFRRTAALPFVFLGVFVIVATLTINLVSQRLLKPLRLIEDTTERVAHGDFSPIPGSWMGNDEISRLIKAFNSMARELEINQEALIQSRKIAAIGTFTAGIAHELNNPLNNICLCADTLIEEYADDLPIEVRELVFDIIQQAERAADIVKNLLDFSRTEKLSLSCLDLREVIYKTYRLVKNQIMLAGIRFEMNIPEQFPQVLGHFRSLQQIFLNLFLNAIQAIENSGSIIVSASEESDEYVRVDVIDDGKGIKPEDLKHIFTPFYTTKGVGRGTGLGLSVTYSLVKKHGGHIEVQSEVGKGTTFSVFLKKCKSGKCEDDSQKNSDS; this comes from the coding sequence ATGTTTAGAACTATCAGGGCAAAGATTCTTTTTATTACCGTTGTAAGCCTGTTGTTCGCCTGTAGCGTCAGTCTTATCTATGTGTGGCAGATAATGAATATCAGCCACATGCTTCTTATGACGCAGAAATTTGAAGATCTTCTCAACGACATACTGGAAGTACGGAGATATGAGAAAAACTTCCTTCTTTACGGAGACCCACGAAACCTGGAAGAAGGGTTTCTGTACCTGCAGGATACCTTAAAAACGGTTCATGAGCTTGCCTCTGACATCGACAGGGTAATGGGATCGGGCACTTATAAGACTCTGGTAAGCAAGCTCGGCAGGTATTCGGAGATAATCGAAAGAGGGCGGATAGACAAAAACATAATTCTTGAATCACCCGATGAGCTCCGAGATCTGGGCAAGCAACTGGTTGACACGGCAAATGAACTGGTCAGAAGAAAGCGAGAGATGATTCACAAATCTTTCAGGCGGACCGCCGCCCTGCCCTTTGTTTTTCTCGGGGTTTTTGTAATAGTGGCAACGCTAACTATAAACCTTGTATCTCAGCGGCTGTTAAAACCGCTTCGCCTTATAGAAGACACGACCGAAAGGGTTGCCCACGGAGATTTCAGCCCCATACCCGGTTCCTGGATGGGAAACGATGAGATATCAAGGTTGATAAAGGCCTTTAACAGCATGGCCCGTGAGCTGGAAATAAACCAGGAAGCTCTGATACAGTCCAGAAAGATAGCCGCCATAGGGACCTTTACTGCAGGCATTGCCCACGAACTTAACAATCCTTTAAACAACATCTGCCTCTGTGCAGACACCCTCATTGAGGAATACGCCGATGATTTGCCCATAGAGGTTCGGGAGCTGGTTTTCGACATAATTCAGCAGGCGGAACGTGCGGCAGACATTGTCAAAAATCTTCTTGATTTTTCGAGGACCGAAAAGCTGAGCCTCAGTTGTCTGGACCTGCGAGAGGTAATTTACAAAACCTACAGGCTTGTGAAAAACCAGATCATGCTTGCCGGTATTCGATTTGAAATGAATATCCCCGAGCAATTTCCTCAAGTTTTGGGACATTTCAGAAGCCTTCAGCAAATATTTTTGAATCTCTTTCTGAATGCCATACAGGCCATCGAGAACTCCGGATCCATAATTGTCAGTGCTTCGGAAGAATCGGATGAATACGTAAGGGTTGACGTAATTGACGACGGCAAAGGGATTAAACCGGAAGACTTAAAACACATTTTTACCCCCTTTTATACGACCAAAGGTGTGGGTCGGGGAACGGGACTCGGGCTCTCTGTGACCTATTCTCTTGTCAAAAAACACGGAGGTCATATAGAAGTTCAAAGTGAAGTGGGAAAGGGTACAACCTTTTCGGTATTTTTAAAGAAATGCAAATCAGGCAAGTGTGAGGATGATAGTCAGAAGAATAGCGATAGTTGA